A portion of the Edaphobacter lichenicola genome contains these proteins:
- a CDS encoding glycosyltransferase family 2 protein gives MKLTFWLCLALISYAYFGYAVWLWFCIPLQRRPIRTKHTTPSVSIIMAVRNEEANLPAKLENLRLLEYPSNQLQIVIASDGSTDRTADILKEQPSNVMPVILERSNGKGSALNAAVKLAQGDILVFLDARQTVDRDAVSELVSCFEDPSIGAVSGELLLETPSGSPSEEGLGIYWKIEKMVRKLESESGSVVGVTGAIYAIRRELYTEIPQGTILDDVFIPMNVARMGRRVIFQPSAIARDRIFSKKGKEFSRKVRTLTGNYQLLRLAPWLLSSSNPLLFRFISHKLLRLLVPLLLVLMLVSSAMAGGTFYSAVFWLQIFFYGLAAFGASSPAAKRFKPVALANTFVMLNAAAALAFYNFISGRNELWV, from the coding sequence ATGAAGCTGACATTCTGGCTTTGTCTCGCGCTGATAAGTTATGCCTACTTCGGTTACGCGGTATGGCTTTGGTTTTGTATTCCCCTGCAGCGACGGCCGATTCGAACGAAGCACACGACTCCCAGCGTTTCGATCATCATGGCGGTGCGCAACGAAGAGGCCAATCTCCCTGCCAAGTTGGAAAATCTTCGTCTCCTCGAATACCCATCGAATCAACTGCAGATTGTCATCGCATCGGATGGGTCCACGGATCGGACCGCGGACATTTTGAAGGAGCAGCCTTCGAACGTTATGCCTGTCATTCTCGAACGCTCAAACGGGAAGGGGAGTGCCTTGAATGCGGCGGTGAAGCTGGCACAAGGCGATATCCTAGTGTTTCTCGACGCGCGACAGACGGTTGATCGAGACGCAGTCTCTGAGCTGGTCTCCTGCTTTGAGGATCCATCGATTGGCGCTGTCAGTGGTGAACTTCTGTTGGAGACACCCTCCGGTAGTCCGTCTGAAGAGGGGCTTGGCATCTATTGGAAGATTGAGAAGATGGTTCGTAAGCTGGAGTCTGAATCGGGTTCGGTTGTGGGAGTCACTGGAGCGATCTACGCCATTCGACGCGAGTTGTACACCGAGATCCCGCAAGGAACGATCCTTGACGATGTATTTATCCCCATGAACGTGGCGCGCATGGGGAGGCGAGTTATTTTTCAGCCGTCAGCGATTGCGCGCGACCGCATCTTCAGCAAGAAGGGCAAGGAGTTCTCGCGCAAGGTGCGTACTTTGACCGGAAACTACCAACTGCTCCGGCTTGCACCCTGGCTGCTTTCGTCGTCGAACCCGCTACTCTTCCGATTCATCAGTCACAAGCTTCTCCGCTTGCTGGTTCCTCTGCTGCTCGTCCTGATGCTTGTGTCGTCCGCGATGGCTGGAGGAACGTTTTATTCAGCAGTCTTCTGGCTCCAAATCTTCTTTTATGGTCTGGCCGCGTTTGGAGCTTCAAGTCCAGCAGCCAAGAGATTTAAACCAGTCGCACTTGCCAACACTTTTGTGATGCTCAACGCGGCTGCTGCACTCGCGTTTTACAATTTCATCTCGGGGCGGAATGAGTTGTGGGTTTAG
- a CDS encoding O-antigen ligase family protein — protein sequence MGTGIGHYIPLVAYLGFWVMCLLSLTGRPLLGLYYMIPFLPYRTMRDHFLDYPLGGNVLTVLVIAVILGGLIKSKRLPQTKLYLTWLVFAVYLYLSMWFGTMLGNAPPPIWLSDVNFVTWKDYMLIPLVFVAAGLVVEDRRAVRMVILITAFTVLAIDRSCLMDSMSRSWANFDENKRGGGPLGYGSNQTAAYLAMFSMFFWGFGQYLKRKKLRLLCYGLVGITIFADLYTFSRASYLALIFSVFVLGILKDRKLILIGAVFLVTWQAIVPNAVRERVNMTENSNGVLEASADERVKLWEAAETSIINNPVFGTGFATYQLSSHVDNLRDTHNWYVKVMVETGIVGMIIVLVMLWQMLASAFRLFKTAVDPLYQGLGLGLFLAICACLVANFFGDRWTYLEITSPLWVLVATALRALQLAEVEPMQVATASIEAVSPNPFLAYR from the coding sequence TTGGGAACAGGCATTGGACATTACATCCCGTTGGTTGCTTACCTGGGCTTCTGGGTGATGTGTCTGCTGTCGCTGACGGGGCGGCCGCTTCTCGGTTTGTACTACATGATCCCTTTTTTGCCGTATCGAACGATGCGGGATCACTTCCTCGACTATCCGCTTGGCGGCAATGTACTGACCGTTCTGGTTATCGCGGTCATCTTGGGAGGCTTGATCAAAAGCAAGCGCCTTCCCCAAACAAAGCTCTACCTGACATGGTTAGTATTTGCGGTCTATCTCTACCTGTCGATGTGGTTCGGCACGATGCTTGGGAACGCTCCGCCACCGATCTGGCTTTCAGACGTCAACTTCGTGACGTGGAAAGACTACATGCTGATACCGCTGGTCTTCGTTGCGGCGGGACTGGTTGTTGAAGACCGGAGAGCAGTGAGGATGGTCATCCTCATCACTGCCTTCACTGTGCTGGCCATCGATAGAAGTTGCTTGATGGATAGTATGTCGAGGAGCTGGGCCAATTTTGATGAGAACAAACGCGGCGGAGGTCCTCTCGGCTATGGGTCGAATCAGACCGCAGCCTATCTTGCCATGTTTTCGATGTTTTTCTGGGGTTTTGGGCAGTACCTCAAAAGAAAGAAGTTGAGACTGCTCTGTTATGGACTCGTCGGCATCACGATATTTGCCGACCTGTACACGTTCTCTCGTGCGTCTTATCTCGCGCTCATCTTCTCGGTTTTTGTTCTTGGCATCTTGAAGGATCGAAAACTAATCCTTATCGGCGCTGTTTTTCTGGTGACGTGGCAGGCCATCGTGCCGAATGCAGTCCGTGAACGAGTGAATATGACCGAAAACTCCAACGGCGTCCTGGAGGCCTCTGCCGACGAACGCGTTAAGCTGTGGGAGGCTGCCGAGACGTCCATCATCAACAACCCAGTCTTCGGAACCGGTTTCGCAACGTATCAGCTGTCGAGCCATGTCGACAACCTGCGAGATACGCATAACTGGTACGTCAAGGTGATGGTGGAGACGGGCATCGTTGGGATGATCATTGTGCTTGTTATGCTTTGGCAGATGCTGGCTTCGGCATTCCGGCTGTTCAAGACTGCAGTGGATCCGCTCTACCAGGGCCTTGGGCTTGGCCTTTTTCTCGCGATCTGTGCCTGTCTGGTCGCGAACTTCTTTGGGGATCGGTGGACGTATCTCGAAATCACGTCGCCTCTGTGGGTCCTTGTCGCGACTGCGTTGCGTGCACTCCAGCTTGCAGAGGTCGAACCGATGCAGGTGGCGACAGCCTCAATCGAAGCCGTCTCTCCCAATCCATTTCTGGCCTACAGGTAG
- a CDS encoding glycosyltransferase family 4 protein, translating into MSMIRALAVEGSRSEEADEAALPHVLLVLDQFGKTLGGGERIVLRLAALLPRYGYRASILTFAAHPESPGLLTPPCPIFVLPLHRTYDLTALKAGLDLKRFLKEQKIQIVQTFFESSDLWGGLVAKVTSSAKLIWSRRDMGILRDKKHSVAYRLMSNVPDRVFAVSEQVRQHCIEVDGIDPSRVLTIYNGLDLSDWHSVTRPAKRSGASVITTVGNIRRVKGHDIFIRSAAKVLSQFPDASFSIAGEVLEPDYFAELQALVGELNLSGRFHFSGGITNLREHLTAADIFVLPSRSEGFSNAIVEAMAASLPVVATDVGGNAEAVQDGVSGIIVPSEDVAALSAAILHLLSDAPKARQMGLEGKRLASERFTTDAMMTQITSVYSSLLKRR; encoded by the coding sequence ATGAGCATGATTAGGGCGTTAGCCGTTGAGGGATCGCGCAGCGAGGAGGCTGACGAGGCTGCGTTGCCTCATGTGCTGCTGGTGCTCGATCAGTTTGGGAAGACACTCGGCGGCGGCGAGCGCATCGTACTTAGGCTGGCGGCTCTTCTGCCGCGGTATGGATACCGCGCGTCGATCCTGACCTTCGCGGCTCACCCTGAGAGCCCTGGGCTGCTGACCCCTCCATGCCCGATCTTTGTGCTGCCTCTGCACCGCACCTACGATCTCACAGCACTGAAGGCCGGCCTCGACTTGAAGAGGTTCCTCAAGGAACAAAAGATTCAGATCGTGCAGACATTCTTCGAGAGCTCCGATCTATGGGGAGGGCTTGTTGCCAAGGTTACGTCTTCTGCAAAACTAATCTGGAGCCGCAGAGACATGGGAATTCTTCGAGATAAAAAGCACAGCGTGGCGTATCGACTTATGTCTAATGTTCCAGACAGAGTTTTTGCCGTCTCGGAGCAGGTTCGTCAACACTGCATCGAGGTGGATGGCATCGATCCCTCGCGAGTGCTGACGATCTATAACGGCCTCGATCTTTCTGACTGGCACAGTGTGACGCGGCCAGCGAAACGTTCGGGCGCATCTGTGATTACAACTGTCGGCAATATCCGTCGAGTCAAGGGCCACGATATCTTCATCAGGTCTGCGGCCAAAGTCCTTTCGCAGTTTCCAGACGCGTCATTCAGCATCGCCGGTGAGGTGTTGGAACCTGATTATTTTGCTGAGTTGCAGGCTCTCGTGGGGGAGCTGAATCTATCGGGCCGATTTCATTTTTCCGGCGGCATCACGAATCTACGCGAACACCTTACTGCGGCGGATATCTTCGTGCTTCCTTCACGCAGCGAAGGCTTCTCAAACGCGATCGTTGAAGCGATGGCTGCATCTCTTCCCGTAGTAGCGACGGACGTCGGTGGAAACGCAGAGGCCGTTCAGGATGGCGTCAGCGGAATCATCGTGCCGTCGGAGGATGTAGCGGCTCTCTCAGCCGCGATTCTTCATTTGCTCTCTGATGCGCCAAAAGCCAGGCAGATGGGACTCGAAGGCAAACGGCTTGCTTCGGAGAGATTTACGACGGACGCGATGATGACGCAGATCACCAGCGTCTACTCCAGCCTTCTCAAGCGCAGGTAA
- a CDS encoding tetratricopeptide repeat protein yields the protein MRTSVAAKTARRITAVLTISFALGLTVGCHRDPNKEKQRYLESGKRYADQGKLKEATIQFANALKVDRNFGDAHYQLSKVFLKQGSIMAAYGELMRTVDLQPGNTQARIDLGNILLAGKQPDKATEQANAVLALDKNNADAYALLSSIAMSKGDRAEALAQIQHALAIDPNRANFHATLGMLQSNDPATAAAGEDQLRKAVSLDGKNVGAHLVLASLLQKKGDLPGAENEVKAAIAADPKSVMARATLADLYVRENNTAKAEETLRQASEDLSDSEYGAGMLATYYIRNNQLEPGAAAYADLVAKHPKSAPLKIAYLRLLILNKDLPKARTVGAELAKSDSTIPEVAVLNGMLLLNDGKVADAFNTLQKAAKANPDSLVVKLWLGRAALAKGDMTVAQQSFRDAAKLNPKSMEAQVGLAEVSINNHDFSTLQQVAEAAMAINPQAAVPYIWRGIAEGNQKSYDKADADFHQAIKLDPKNSAGYLELAQLRLAQQKVPEAKTLLEQTLTLNPNSSRALRLLASALMFEKQPAKALSLVQDQIAKSPQNADMYALQADLQMSTGDPKSALTSSEKAMQLNPNDIAAVITYTRAEVAAGDPAKAVAKWQQWTTAHPTDVQGLTMLGTMQESQGDRDGAMASYKKALALQPDQPVAANNLAFLMVDSGQNLDVALSLAQVARRGMPTSPNTADTLAWIYYQKGNYASARDLLEEALKTSPNNASIHYHLGMTYKKLSDNADAVTHLKKAATLAPNTQTAKDADKELGLLG from the coding sequence ATGAGAACTTCGGTAGCAGCCAAGACAGCACGACGCATTACAGCAGTTCTGACCATCTCGTTCGCACTTGGTCTCACCGTGGGCTGCCATCGCGATCCCAACAAGGAAAAGCAACGCTATCTTGAGAGCGGCAAGCGGTACGCCGACCAGGGCAAGCTGAAGGAAGCGACGATCCAGTTCGCGAATGCGCTCAAAGTCGATCGCAACTTCGGTGACGCCCACTATCAGCTCTCTAAAGTCTTCCTCAAGCAGGGATCGATCATGGCTGCTTACGGAGAGCTCATGCGTACGGTCGATCTTCAGCCCGGCAATACTCAGGCGCGCATCGATCTCGGCAACATTCTTCTCGCCGGCAAGCAGCCTGATAAAGCTACGGAGCAGGCCAACGCGGTCCTTGCTCTCGACAAGAACAACGCGGATGCGTACGCATTGCTCTCAAGCATTGCAATGTCCAAAGGTGACCGTGCCGAAGCGCTTGCTCAAATTCAACACGCACTCGCCATCGATCCCAATCGCGCCAACTTTCATGCCACTCTCGGCATGCTCCAGAGCAACGACCCAGCTACCGCCGCCGCGGGAGAAGACCAGCTTCGCAAGGCAGTTTCACTCGATGGAAAGAACGTAGGCGCACACCTTGTGCTCGCCTCGTTGCTGCAGAAGAAGGGTGATCTTCCTGGAGCGGAGAATGAGGTGAAAGCCGCCATCGCCGCCGATCCGAAGAGCGTAATGGCACGCGCTACGCTTGCGGATCTTTATGTCCGCGAGAACAATACCGCGAAGGCTGAGGAGACACTCCGCCAGGCGTCGGAGGATCTGTCTGACTCGGAGTACGGCGCCGGCATGCTTGCGACCTACTACATTCGCAACAATCAGCTCGAGCCCGGTGCTGCAGCCTACGCGGATCTCGTGGCAAAACATCCGAAGAGCGCTCCCCTTAAGATTGCCTACCTGCGCCTCTTAATTCTGAACAAGGATCTCCCCAAAGCGAGAACAGTGGGCGCAGAGCTTGCCAAGTCCGACAGCACGATTCCAGAGGTCGCGGTCCTCAACGGCATGCTGCTGCTCAATGATGGGAAGGTCGCGGACGCATTCAACACCCTTCAGAAGGCGGCCAAGGCGAACCCCGATAGTCTGGTCGTCAAGCTGTGGCTTGGCCGCGCTGCGCTTGCGAAGGGTGACATGACGGTCGCTCAGCAGAGCTTCCGCGACGCCGCGAAGCTGAATCCGAAGAGTATGGAAGCACAGGTTGGTCTTGCTGAAGTTTCGATCAACAACCACGACTTCAGCACTCTCCAACAGGTCGCAGAGGCTGCGATGGCCATCAATCCGCAGGCGGCTGTCCCTTATATCTGGCGCGGAATTGCAGAGGGAAACCAAAAGTCTTACGACAAAGCCGACGCAGACTTCCATCAGGCGATCAAGCTCGATCCAAAGAACTCAGCCGGATATCTTGAACTGGCACAGCTGCGGCTAGCACAGCAGAAGGTCCCGGAGGCGAAGACGCTTCTCGAGCAGACCCTTACACTCAACCCCAACTCCTCCCGCGCCCTGCGTCTGCTCGCATCCGCACTGATGTTTGAGAAGCAGCCCGCTAAAGCCTTGAGCCTGGTGCAGGATCAGATCGCGAAATCTCCGCAGAACGCCGACATGTACGCTCTCCAGGCGGATCTCCAGATGTCTACGGGTGATCCAAAGAGTGCGCTGACGTCTTCCGAAAAGGCGATGCAGCTTAATCCGAACGATATCGCGGCAGTCATCACGTATACGCGAGCGGAAGTGGCAGCAGGGGACCCTGCGAAGGCTGTCGCCAAGTGGCAGCAGTGGACCACAGCCCATCCCACCGACGTGCAGGGCCTCACCATGCTGGGCACGATGCAGGAGTCGCAGGGAGACCGCGACGGTGCCATGGCAAGCTACAAAAAAGCACTCGCACTTCAGCCCGATCAGCCGGTCGCCGCCAACAACCTCGCCTTCCTGATGGTGGACTCAGGGCAGAATCTTGACGTTGCGCTCTCTCTCGCGCAGGTCGCTCGACGCGGTATGCCAACTTCGCCGAACACCGCAGATACGCTGGCGTGGATCTACTATCAAAAAGGCAACTACGCCTCCGCGCGCGACCTGCTTGAGGAGGCGCTCAAGACCTCTCCCAATAACGCATCCATCCACTACCACCTGGGCATGACCTATAAGAAGCTGTCTGACAATGCGGATGCGGTTACACATCTCAAGAAGGCGGCTACTCTCGCGCCCAACACGCAGACTGCAAAAGACGCCGACAAGGAGCTTGGCTTACTAGGCTGA
- a CDS encoding exosortase C-terminal domain/associated protein EpsI, with protein sequence MRSPRFWVVLLLLSLTLFVLQSRGDADRIPPSQPLSQMPERFGNWSAQDIPLTDDTLAVLGKGDFLNRIYTNQPLAETSSRASTERPEHVPPISLFIGYFASQRTGQTMHSPQNCLPGAGWIFESAKYADIQDINGKNYKVGEYLISNGDTKQFVIYWYQAHGRSIPNEYKAKMFMVADAIRTNRTDGALVRVITQVVPSESFETARARAIHFTQEMAPTLPRFIPD encoded by the coding sequence ATGAGATCCCCTCGCTTCTGGGTCGTCCTTCTTCTGCTCAGCTTGACGCTCTTTGTCCTCCAGAGTCGCGGAGATGCGGACCGCATTCCACCGAGCCAACCACTCAGCCAGATGCCGGAACGCTTCGGCAACTGGTCGGCACAGGATATTCCGCTCACCGACGATACCCTCGCCGTGCTCGGCAAAGGCGACTTCCTCAATCGCATCTATACCAACCAGCCCTTGGCGGAGACGTCCTCGCGTGCCTCGACAGAGCGCCCCGAACATGTGCCGCCGATCAGCCTCTTCATCGGTTACTTCGCCAGCCAACGAACTGGTCAGACGATGCACTCCCCTCAGAACTGCCTCCCGGGCGCCGGCTGGATCTTCGAGTCGGCGAAGTACGCAGATATCCAGGACATCAACGGCAAAAATTATAAGGTGGGTGAGTACCTTATCAGCAATGGAGACACCAAGCAGTTTGTTATCTACTGGTACCAGGCGCATGGCCGCAGCATTCCGAACGAGTACAAGGCCAAGATGTTTATGGTTGCCGATGCGATCCGCACAAACCGAACCGACGGTGCTCTGGTTCGCGTCATCACTCAGGTCGTGCCTTCGGAGTCATTCGAGACCGCGAGAGCGAGGGCGATCCACTTTACCCAGGAGATGGCTCCAACTCTTCCCAGGTTCATCCCGGACTAA
- a CDS encoding exosortase/archaeosortase family protein translates to MPYATDLITKEADLGLPATPASNVPVRASSRLAWLPRIVIATLLVAIYWRVGLKLVYDWYSIPDYSHGFLVPFFAVFLIWDKRKYLSTVPVRQSWAGIALVLFALFVLILGVYGVELFTARMSFVLLMTGLIWTFSGWAMVRALRFPLLVLVLAIPFPAILFNQITFPLQLLASRIASDILPLLGVPTLHEGNVIELPVMKLEVAEACSGIRSLMSLFTLAVFYGYFLERTTKRRIFLALASIPIAVTANVARIVGTGLCVQYWDPDKALGFFHEFSGWVMFVISLACLYVVHRAMRLLSPVKAQTL, encoded by the coding sequence ATGCCCTATGCCACGGACCTCATCACGAAGGAAGCCGACCTGGGCCTGCCTGCCACGCCCGCCAGCAACGTCCCGGTGCGCGCCTCGTCCCGGCTTGCATGGTTGCCTCGTATTGTCATCGCCACCCTGCTCGTTGCGATCTACTGGCGGGTTGGCCTCAAGCTGGTCTACGACTGGTACAGCATTCCCGACTACTCGCACGGCTTCCTTGTCCCCTTCTTTGCGGTCTTCCTGATATGGGACAAAAGAAAGTACCTCAGTACTGTCCCCGTTCGACAGAGCTGGGCGGGTATCGCCCTTGTCTTGTTTGCTCTCTTCGTCCTTATTCTGGGGGTCTACGGCGTCGAGCTGTTTACCGCGCGTATGTCTTTTGTCCTGCTGATGACTGGTTTGATCTGGACGTTCTCCGGCTGGGCGATGGTGCGGGCGCTTCGCTTCCCTCTCCTGGTTCTCGTCCTTGCCATCCCTTTTCCTGCCATTCTCTTCAACCAGATCACCTTCCCATTGCAGCTGCTCGCGTCGCGTATCGCGAGCGACATCCTTCCCTTGCTGGGCGTCCCTACACTCCACGAGGGCAATGTGATCGAATTGCCGGTGATGAAGTTGGAGGTCGCTGAGGCCTGCAGCGGTATTCGATCTCTGATGAGCCTGTTTACGCTGGCCGTCTTCTACGGTTACTTTCTGGAGCGGACAACGAAGCGTCGCATCTTCCTTGCGCTGGCAAGTATCCCGATCGCGGTAACCGCCAATGTTGCTCGCATCGTAGGAACGGGGCTGTGCGTCCAGTATTGGGACCCGGACAAGGCACTTGGCTTCTTCCATGAATTCTCCGGCTGGGTTATGTTTGTCATCTCGCTGGCCTGTCTTTATGTTGTCCACCGCGCCATGCGGCTGCTCTCTCCCGTGAAGGCGCAAACACTATGA
- a CDS encoding polysaccharide biosynthesis/export family protein, producing the protein MRVFCSMGAVLLMLVAAAEAPIAAQAKSEVTPAAGSQVTSALASSAEQQTTAPAPAKVPPAGDTNYAGPMDASRYIIGPQDSLQVTVWKEPTLSGTIPVRPDGMISLVLVGDIPAAGQTPTALSADISQRLKKYIQDPVVTVVVLGVNSQRVFLVGEVGKVGPIMMTPGMTPLQAIVSAGGLTQFASSKHIYILRSVSGKQQKIPFNYKQALKGDNSGVSLLPGDTIVVP; encoded by the coding sequence ATGAGGGTGTTTTGTTCCATGGGTGCCGTTTTGCTGATGCTGGTCGCAGCAGCAGAGGCGCCAATTGCAGCACAAGCGAAGTCTGAAGTTACACCGGCAGCAGGTTCTCAGGTAACTTCTGCGTTAGCGTCGTCAGCGGAGCAGCAGACGACAGCTCCCGCCCCGGCCAAGGTTCCTCCAGCAGGCGACACGAACTATGCAGGGCCGATGGACGCGTCTCGTTACATCATCGGGCCGCAGGACTCCTTGCAGGTAACGGTCTGGAAGGAGCCTACGCTCTCAGGTACGATCCCGGTTCGCCCGGATGGCATGATCTCGCTCGTATTGGTTGGTGATATCCCAGCCGCCGGTCAGACACCCACGGCGCTGTCGGCCGATATCTCTCAGCGGCTCAAGAAGTATATCCAGGATCCCGTGGTTACGGTCGTGGTCCTCGGCGTAAACAGCCAGCGGGTCTTTCTGGTTGGCGAGGTGGGCAAAGTTGGACCGATCATGATGACCCCTGGGATGACGCCGTTGCAGGCAATCGTCTCTGCAGGAGGACTGACGCAGTTCGCCAGCTCGAAGCACATCTACATCTTGCGGTCGGTAAGCGGGAAACAGCAGAAGATACCGTTCAACTACAAGCAGGCGCTGAAAGGCGACAATTCGGGGGTCTCGCTTCTTCCGGGAGACACGATCGTCGTCCCATGA